The Gemmatimonas phototrophica region TCGGCCATGGCGCCGTGACCGGCGCCGAGCCCCCAGAGCGTGGGATAGGCGCGTACGGCAGGAGCCCCTTCGTTCACGGCGGTCCGCAACATCTCCTCCCAGCCGGGCCAATCGGGGCGAACCATAGGGGCCGGGTGCAGAACGTCGCGGTACGGTGCCAACGCCGCATACAGCGTGCGGTTGCTGGGGACCGGGTCCCGGTGAAACGCGCCCGGCAGGTGTCCTACCCACGCGCCGGCAAATCCCTCCCGCTCCAGAACGCGAACAAGTATCTCGGGTTCGGGGTGCGGCACATCGCGAAAGGGATAGCCGCCGATCCACGCCGTGACGTCAATACGTCCCCTGCCCTTCTCGGCGTTCATGACCGCACCGCCAGTGCCGCTTCGAAGGTGCCGGCAGGGAAGATGCGGACGGCATTGCGCCAACGCATGTCGGCAATGTCGTCGGGAGAGGCCCCGGTGTAGCTGAGCGCACGCAACTTGGTGAGACCGGTACAGAGGGTGAGATCACAGGCCCACAGCAGGCGACGGGCTCCCACCCACCGCAGCGCTTCGTCGATCATGCCGCGATCAATCCCGCTGCCCGACATATCCATGACAATGTTGGGCACATCACGCACCGCCGGATTGGTGTGCGCCCAATCTCCGCCGCCCCCGATGTGCGCCAGGAGAAAGGTGACGGTAGGATGTCGTACGGCCAACTGCGCCAGTTCCACTCCGTCGGACGCTTCCTGATTGGGCCACTCGCGACGACGGTGCTGCCACACATGCTGCAGTACGGGCACGCCGTAGTGCGCCGCCGCCGCGGCGATATCATCGAGCAGCGCAAAGTCGGTGGTGCGACGGCCAGCGGCCAGTTTGATTCCGACCGCCCCGCGTTGCATGCCGCGCGCAATCTCCGAGAGCGCATGCGCCGTAAAGTTGGGATTGACGGCAACGAACGCCTTTACTCGCGGTGCCTCCTGATCGACCAGATCATACAGGAAATCGTTGGCCCGAGTCTGATCATCCGGAGAGGCAAAGTACGTGGGCGATGTGTGCCCCCAACTGCCCAGAATCGACGCCACGTGGCAGCGAATCCCCATGCGCTCTCCCTGAACCAGGCGCGAGGCATTGTACCGCGCCCAATCAGACCGATTGGTGAAGGGCGTGTGGAAGTGCGCGTGCGGATCGATGAGCGGCTCGGGGCCGCCCAATGCGTGGACGTTGGCCATACGACAGTCTCCAGGTGTCCCGTACGATACGTCAGCCTTCAATCGCCAACGCGACGAGGGCCGGGCATAAGCGATTCCATCACGGCGGGCATGGCCCGGGCAAGTACGTCCAGCGCGTCGTCGTCATGGGCCACCGCACCAAACTGGTAAGCACCGCGCTTGAGCAATACGCCCTCACGTGCAGCCGCGGCAACCAGTGCATCCAGTTGTTCCGGAACATCCGCAGTGAGTCGCCACATCATCGGTGGCCCCTCAACACGGACGCCGACCCACGGGGCCTCGATCAGGGCGGACCCGACGATCTCCTGCATCACGCCGCCGGCCGTCGCCATTCGATCACAGACGTCAACGCGCTCATGCCACGAGAGTACAGCGTTGGCCGCGGCCAGTCCGGTGGCTTCAGCTGCGGCGGTGGAGGAGATCCACGTCTGCATGACCGCATCCATGGCCGAGGCCCGCCCCACCACGGCTGCGAGCGGATACCCATTGGCCATTGCTTTGCCAACGGTCGTCAGATCCGGGGTAATGCCGGTGAGTGCCTGGACGCCACCGGTGCGTACGCGAAACGCCGTTTTCACTTCATCAAAAATGAGCAGCGCCTGCTGTTCGTCGGCCAGACGGCGGGCCGCCTGCAGCCACGGCAGAGGCGCCACGTCGTGCACCAGCGGTTCGATGATGATCGCGGCCGGAGGTGTTCCCTGGCGCACGGCCGCCTCCAGGGCGGGCACATCGCCAAAGGGCACCCATGTCACCGACGATCGGACGGCAGCGGGCACCCCTTCGGCATCGCTGTTCCAGTCGAGCCAGCCGAAGTAGCCACAGGCTACCATGCGCTCGCGACCAGTAAGGGTCCGTGCGATGCGCACAGCGGCCGCCGTTGCCTCAGCGCCCGTGCGAAGAAATCGCACGCGTTCCGCACAGGGAATCACCGAACAGAGCCGTTCCGCGACTTCGACTTCGAGCGTGTGTGGCAGTGAGCTGACCGGCCCCGTCGCTGCGGCGTCTTGCACCGCGCGGGTAATGTCCGGATCGGCGTAGCCAATACCGACCGCCCCGAGCGCCATACCGCAGTCGATGAACTCCCGCCCGTCGGTAGTCCAGATGCGACAACCGTTCGCCCGCTCGAAGTGCGATGGCACGGCGGCGTCGTGCGCGCGGGAGCCATACAGCGCAGCGGGACGCTTACTCCCTGTTGAACTTCCGCCGGGAATGACCGCGCCAGCGCGTGAACGCCAATCGTGGTCCGGCAGCTGTTCGAAGGGGATGCGGCGTGTCATTACACCGAATCGTCGCTCGCGTGCTCGGCGGGCGCAACTGCCAACGCCGCTTCCCCGGTGGTGGCAATCGCGGCGGCTCCGGCCGCGCGACCGGCTTCCGCCGCCTGCGATTCATCGACCCCCTGGGCGACTAACGCGGCGGTCACGCCCAGGCGCACTTCCCGTTCAATGGTGCGCAGGACTTCAATGCTCGCGGTGCGCACCATGAGCATTTCACGCGAATCGGGGTTGGCCCGGAACACCATGGAGCGGAACGCGCGCATGATGAGTTCCTGATTGCGTGTCTTGAAATACGCAATGGCGTGGAGCGCCGCTTCCATATCGGCAAAGGTGCGCTCCATCTGGGCCTTCTGCGGCGCGCCGGCGGCATGGCGGGGGGCCGGAATCTTCTTGGTAACATCTCCGGCCAGCAAATGCATTTCGTACAACCCCAACAGACACGCCTGCGCCACGTTGAGGGAAAAATGCTCGGTGGTGGGAATGGTGCAGATGGCGTGCGAGCGATCGAGCGCTTCGTTGGGGAGCCCGTGATCCTCGCGGCCAAACATGATGGCCACTTTTCCGGTCTGCGCGTGTTCGAGCAGGTCCACCGCGGCCGACCGTGGCGTATGACGCGCCCACCGGGCCGCCTGACGACGCCCGGAGTAGCCCACGACGTACGTGCAGTCCGCCAGTGCTTCGTCGATGGTGTCGCAGTGGCGAATGCGTTGGACGATATCACGGGTATCGTGCGCCACCTGCTCAATACGATTGGGATCGTAGGCGCACGGGCGGATGAGCCGCAGGTCGGAGACCCCCATGTTCTTCATGGAGCGGACGACGCCCCCGATGTTGATGGAGTCCTGCGATTCGTACAGCACGACCGCGACGTTATTGAGGATCGACTCAGACATGGCGCGAAAACTAGTGACCTGCCCCAGTGCCGGGATGGGACCGCGTCACGGCAGACGCAGGGCCACCGGCGCGTGGGGGGCATGCCGGTCTCCCCGCAGGTACGCAAAGCCACCCCCGCCACTGAGCACCAATTGCCCGCGCCGTCGTTCACGGTGTGGTGGGCGTTCGTTGACGGCGAGGTCGAAGCTCAGCGGCCCGGGTGGCAGTGCACGGCGCGGCCAGTACAGGGTGAGGCGCCAGCCCGTGTCGCCGTACTCACACGTGGCGCGCGGCAGCACACCGCCCGGCACCAGCACCGTGGTGCGTACGTCGCCGGTGGGCAGTGGGACACACAGCACCGCCTGATGCCATTGCCCAACCGCCTCGCCAGCAACGCCGAGGTAGCACTGTACCCCATCGGCGTTCACATCGGCTCGCTCGTTATCGAGCGGATTCTCCGGCATGGCGCCGTCCGCTGTCGCCGCCGGCACGATGGGAGCATGTCCGGTCGCCACCTCCACGTGCACCACCAGCTCTTCGGCCGTGGCTCCCAGTCGCAGCTGTGCTTCGGGCCGGTTCTCCCCGCCCCACGGTTCTTCCGTGGCCAGGTAACTCCTCTCCCCAAGTGGCATCATCACGCCCTCCCGCTGCACCGCGTCACCGTGGGCAAGCAGCGGCACCGCGCACGTGTGTTGCGGACGGGTTGTGGCCCGCGGCTCCGCGATCAACAGATCGCTACCCATTGGCAACACGCCCTCCAAATCGATGCTGCTGCGTGACGAGCGGGCGACGAGCCCCACGTGCCAGCCATGCAGGGCCGGCTCGTGTGAGGCCACGGTCCCGTCACTCGTGGTGACGATGGCCACAGGAGACGTCTGCGCGTTGAGGGAGACCTGTGCGGCTCCAACGTCGGTTGCGCCGTGCTCCGACCAGCTCCAGACGCCTACAATGCGCCCCGTCAGCCCTTCCACAGACAGCGCGATTCTTGTCGAGGGCGTACACCCAGGGGCACCGGGGACCACCCCGCGCCACCAGGTTGGTGTCCCGGTGGTGGTGTACCACGCGCGCGCCGCACGGGTGGGCTGTGGATCTCCCGGTCGCCGCCCGGTCACGGTGGCCTCCATGGTCACCACCATGGGGGCCTCTACGGCACGCTCGGTCTGCTGCAGAAATTCAAAGCCATCTTCCAACCCACCTGCCCCGGGCATGTTGGTGGGATGCCAGACAGGAACATTGGTGACGAGACCCGACGCCAGAGGCAGGGTCAGCGTGACGGGGGACGCCGCGGTCCATTCCAGCAGGTCCACGAGATAGCCATCGCAGACAATGAGCGAACGCGTGGCCGATACGCCGGGCGCCAGCTCGGACGCCGTCTTCCGAATCCATCCGGCACCGCCGCGGTCTTCAAAGGCCGTCGTGATGGCAGGGCCTGCGTGTTGCGACGCGCCGTTGATGAGCGGCGCATGATGCGCCAGGGAACTGCGATACCAGTGCAACGTGCGCTCGACGTAACTGCCGGTCCCGGGGTCATCGAGCCACCGATCCTCCCCGGTTTGGAGTGTGAGCGACAACCGATCCGGATGCCCATGGCCACCACCGCTGACGCCTCCCTCAAGGGCGACGTACACCCGCGCCGCGTCGCGCCGAATGACCGCCAGGCCTTGCTGCGGTTGCAACACACTGCCAGGCATCCACCGCGCCTCGGGAGCCGGTTGGGCATTGGCCATCAGCAACGCCCGCCACGAGCAGTCGGCTCTTGTGAGCGCCACGGCATCCCGATTGCGTTCCGCGTCCGCCGTGGACTGCGCGCGACCTGATGCGCCGCTCGGGGCACGTCCGTCGTACAACCGCGTCAGCATTGCTGCCAGCGACGTATTGCCACTCGCGGCATAGCCCAGTTCACACCACTCCGCCCACCGCCACTGACGAACGGACACGGCGTACTGCGAGTCGCGCCGCGACGGCAGCGTTTCGTCGGGAAGCAACCCAGCGAACGGCGTGACGAATCCCTGGTGAAACCGTGCCGCGAGCGCCGCGGGTAACGGGCGCCCACGTGTTGTCAGCCACTGCACGCCGTACCAGAGGCCGCGGTGGGCAAACTGGTGATAGTTCTCCCCCTCATACCACGTCCCATCCTCCAGCAATCCGTTGCTCATCAACCCCAGCAACGAGTGCTCGCCGTCAAGTCGACGGTCAATCAGCCTGTCCTTGCCCAGCAGGGACATGGCCGACAGCAATGCCACCTCATTCCACACCTGCCGGTTGGACCGTCCTTCGTGGTAGCTCGCAATGAGCGCACTGCTGGGCTCAAGCACGAGCTCCCGAACCAGCCCACTGACCGATCGCTCGTCAGCCTGCTCCAGCAGTGCGAGCGCGTGGCAGAGGTTCAAGAGCCAGATGGACTCGAGGTAGGTGCTGAAGAACGGGCGCGTGGGCCCGAGGACGTTGTCCTGATTGGGCCACCGTGCGTATTGCATGGCGAGCGCGCCGAGCGTCTGCACCGCGAGATCGCGATGGGCAGCCGTTCCTCGCAGCAAGTACAACGCCGCCGCGTGGACCGCACGTTCGGCGGTGAAGAGATGCGCCCCCATGGCCCACCACTGATGGTGGGTGTCTCCCGTGTACGCGGTACGGCAACGCCGGCACCAATGCTCGGAGGGCGAATGCGGATCAAACTCAAGGAGTGAACCGTGTTCGGGACACCGCCCGCCCTCCCGTGTGAGACGCGCTTTCCGCTCTGGTATTGGGAGGCCAGTCAACAGCCACGGGGCCAACTCGGCCGCAAGTCCGTCCGCTATGCTGCCCAGGGACGTGCCGGGAGCCGTCTGCGCTCGACGCGATGCCAGCGTGATGGGGAGCAACATCACCGGCGTTCCTCACGCCGAGTCCAGCGAGCGACCGACACCAGTTCTCCGCGCAAATCCATCTCCACCTGTTCGAGTCGCACCGACCGCCCCTGCACGCCGCGCGCGTGGTATAGCCATGCCACCGGCACGTCGCGGGCGAGTACGGCATTCACCCGCGCCCACGCTGCTGCTGCCACCAGCGGACTCGCCGACCGGGCAGCACTCAGGAGCTGATCGAGTTCCGCCGTATGATAGCCGGTATAGTCGAGCGCTCCACCGCGCTGCTTCGAATCAAAGAGCGCACTGAGGTGGCCAAGTGCGAGGTCCCCGGGGATGCCGGTGAGGACGAGATCGAATCCTTTCTCGGCGCTGCGGACGGTGGCCAGAAAGGTGGCCAATTCCATCACGCGTATATCGAGTGCAATGCCACGCGTCGCAAGGTCGGCCTGCAGCAGCTGTTCCACGGCCATGTCACCACTGCCGACGGTCAACAGGGTGAGGCGGAGCGGCTGCCCATTGCGCTGTCGCGTTTGCCCCGGCGCGGGACGGGTCCAGCCTGCGGCGTCCAGCAGATGGTCGGCGTCATTACCGCTATCCCCTCCAGTTGACGGTTGTTGGGGTGGGGAGACCGGCAGCCCTGGGGGAATGGCGTGTTCCGTGGGCGTGGCGAATCCCGCGACGGCGGCAGCCACCAGTTGCTGTCGCTGAATGGACAGGGAGACGGCACGACGCACGCGCACATCGTTGAAGGGGGCGCGGGTGGTGTTGAACGCCAGGATCGTGGAAAAGAGCACCGGCGGTGTCATAAGCCGGAGCGCGGGATCCTTGCGTACGAGCTGCGCCATGGTTGGTGAGACTCCAGCGAGATCGAGTTCGCCGCTCACCAGTCCGGCAAATTTGGTGGCCGATTCGTCCACCACGGCCACCACCAGCTGCTCCAGCGCCGGTGGCCCACCCATGGATGTCGGAAACGTGTGGTTCCGGGCGAAGCGCCACTGGCGCCCGGGAAGCCGGGACACGAACACAAACGGCCCATTGCCCACGGGAGCCGTCGCGAAGGGATGGGCACGCCATCGCGCTCGCGGAACGGTGTCGAGGAGGTGCCGCGGGACGATTGGGAGTTCGGCCAGCACCGTGGGCAATTCGGGCACGGCGGTCTGGAACTTCACGCGCAGGGTGGTCGGGGTGACCACGTAGACAGAGTCGATAGCGGCGACGTCGCCGCGGCGCGGAGAGGCCAGCGAGGAATCGGCGGCGGCGGCCAGGGTGAAGGCGACATCCTCGGCTGTGGTGGGCACGCCATCGTGCCAGCGCAGCGAGGAGTCCAGCGTGAAGGTCGCCACTTGGTGGGACGCGTCCCACGTCCACTCCCGAGCGAAGTAGGGCATGGGATGCAGCAAGCTGTCCAGCTTCACCAAGGTGACGAACAGCGCGTGCCGCTGGACCTGCCGCGAGAGCGGATGAATGGTCACCAGCGGATTACCGGACTCCAGATCGGCCCCGGACGCGACCACGGCCGTGCCGGGCGCACGCGGCGGAGCCCCACAAGCTGCCAGCATGAGCACCGCGGCAATTGCCCAAAGGCACGCCGCACGGGTTGACGTGCGCTTTGCAGGAGGCATCATCCTGCCGTGCGCCGAATTTCGCTGCGCGTCCTTGATGCGCTCCTCCTGCTCTGGCTCGTCACCACGCTCACCTTTGCGCTGCTCCATCTGGCGCCGGGTGATCCGGCGACGCTGCTCATTGCCCCGACGGCCACCGCCGACGAGGCGGCGCAGCTGCGAGCGACGCTGGGGCTCGACGCGTCGCTGCCGGTGCAATATGCGCGGTGGATCGGCGGCCTGCTGCGCGGTGATCTGGGAACAAGCTTGGTACGATCCCTTCCGGTGCGCACCGTCATTGCCGAATCGCTTCCCATTTCCGTGTTTCTGGGCGGCATCTCGCTGCTAATCAGTTTCGTGCTGGGCACGGTGGCGGGTCTGGTGCAGGCGCTGCGTGTGGGACCGCGCGCAGACCGCTGGCTGTCGCTGATCAGTGTGACGGTGTATGCCGCCCCCAGTTTCTGGCTGGCGCTGGCGCTGGTCGCGCTGTTTACAAGCGGGGTTGCCGTGTTGGGGCTCCCTGATGGTGTGCGGTTGCCGGCGTTCGGGATGCAATCACCGTCGTCAGGGGGCACGGCCGATTGGAGCGATCGGTGGCGACATGCGGTGCTTCCGTTACTCGTGCTCAGTATTCCCGGTGCTGCTGGCGTGGCCCGCTACGCCCGTCAGACCCTTCGCACCGCCGCAAGCGCGCCGTACGTCACCAGTGCCTATGCGCGTGGCCTGTCACGGGCCCGCGTGGAGTGGCGCTACATTCTGCGCTCGGCTCTGACACCATTGGTGGTGCTACTGGGGCTGACGCTCCCCGGGGTCATTGCCGGGTCGGTGTTTGTGGAGCAGGTCTTTGCCTGGCCCGGGCTGGGGCGTGCCATGCTGAGTGCCATTGGTGCGCGCGACTATCCGGTGGTGTTGGGGCTCACGCTGGTGTACGCCGGCACGGTGGTGTTGGCGAACCTGCTGGCCGATCTGGCGCTCTGGTGGCTCGACCCACGGCGGCGGCACTGATGCGCGGCTGGCGCTCAATCTTTCGTGGGCCGGCGTTGGTGCTGATTGCCATGGCCCTGGCTGCGGTCATCATTCCCGCGCTGTCCAGCGACGATTCGCGATCCATTGGCGATGTGTTGGCAACGCGTCTGACGCCTCCATTCTCGGCCGACAAAGCCGGCACGTGGCATGTTCTGGGCACCGACGCCTTTGGACGCGACCTGGCCGTGCGCTTGTGGGTTGGCGCGCGGGTGTCCTTGTTCGTGGGCCTCGTCGGGTCAGCGCTGTCGGCGCTGCTGGGCATTGCGCTGGGGGCGCTCGCCGGATGGCAGGGCGGCACCGCGGACCGACTCATCACGGCCGTGAGTGATGCCATGCTGGCCATCCCCCGTCTGGTGTTGCTGCTGGTGATTGCCGCGCTGTGGGGCCCGGGGCTGAGCACCGTGATCATCGTCCTGGGGCTGACCGGCTGGATGTCGGTCATGCGACTGGTCCGTGCTGATGTACAAGGGGTGCGACTGTTGCCCTACGTGGAGGGCGCGTTGGCGCTGGGCATTCCGCCCTGGCGCGTCGTGCGTCGGCACGTGCTGCCGAATGCCCTTGGCAGTGCCCTGGTGGCGACCACCTTGGGCGTTGGCAATGCCATTGTGCTGGAGAGTGGTCTGTCATTTCTGGGGCTGGGGGTGCAGCCCCCCACGGCCAGTTGGGGAAACATGATTGCCGGGGGGCGCGAATGGCTGCTGGTCGCCCCGTGGATTGCCCTGATCCCCGGTGTGGCACTCATTGCCACCGTGGTGTGCGCCACCATGTTGGGCGAACAGCTGGGCGATACAACGGCTTCAGGCGACTCACCGCGCACCGTCGCGATACCGGCTACACCGCGGGACGCACGCGCAGGGTAAGGACTTCTCCCGGTCGTCCTTCAAAGGTGTAGGCGCCAGTGCACTGATGTGCGGCGTCGAGCGGCGTTTCGTCGAGACGGCAACGCGTCACCTCCCACGGTCCGTCGTGAGGCAGGCGAACCGTGCCCCATGCCGAACGTGCCGTGAGGTTGACGACCCGGATGATGATCGCTTGCGGGTCCTGCGAGGAAATGGTGCAGGCCGAGAGCTCGTAAGCTTCTCCCAGTACCTCAGGACCGCTCCAACTGCCCGCCCGTTCCGCGTCGCGCCAGCTTTCGCCTACCAGCGGAAGCAAAACATCATCGCAGACGTCACGCACCCGCGAGAGCGTGTCGTCGCTCAAGGGCCCGTGCAGATACAGTGCAGACCGTGCCTGAAAGTGCCCGACACACTGCGCATCGGGAACGGGCGACGGCCATCCTGCGTGCCCCGGTCGCTCCGGCAACGTGGCTTTCGACAGCTCCCCAATGCCACGCACCAAGGTGAGGGCCAGTTGATGATCCTGCGCCTCCGCCTCGGCGAGGCCATCGGCAACCATGGTCGCCCCGAACATCGGATTGACCTGCATCGCCCACCGGTGCATGGGCATGGTGGTCGGTACAGTTTCCGTCGCGTTGGCAGGCGCCACAATGGCGCGGCGCTGCACCGGACCGAACGCGGCATCCGCCCACACGGCACCATGCTGCACGTCGGTGTGCCACACCAATTGCAGCCGATGATTGGTGCGCCACGAACGACCACGCACGTGGCAGACAACCACCGGCGACATGGCATCGATACAGACATCGGTGACGGCATCAATTCGGCCATCTGCTGCCGCGCGCCGTGTATCTGATGCGGTGCGCCACCACAGCCGGATGGTGGCCCGCAGCGGACCGTCAATCACAACCCGCGCGCGCGTGCAGCGCAGCGTTTCCACCGGTCCGCGCAACGACGGCGTATAGCTGTCTCCCTCGTCGTGCTGAACGTGAAGACTGAGCAGCTGGTGGAGCACGCGATCGTCTACCTGCAGCGACAGCTGGGGAGACGTGTGCTGTTGGCTGAGCGACAGCGACAGCCTCCCGTTGGTCACCCGGATGCCGGTGGACTCACGATGCACCGCAACGGCCGTTGGTGGTGCGGATGTCTGCGCCCAGTCCGCGTTGCTCCATGCCTGCACCCCCATAGCCGGGACGTCGGGCACCCAGAGCAATGTCGTGTGCACCCGTACGAGATCGTTATCGGGGTAGTG contains the following coding sequences:
- a CDS encoding aminotransferase class III-fold pyridoxal phosphate-dependent enzyme gives rise to the protein MTRRIPFEQLPDHDWRSRAGAVIPGGSSTGSKRPAALYGSRAHDAAVPSHFERANGCRIWTTDGREFIDCGMALGAVGIGYADPDITRAVQDAAATGPVSSLPHTLEVEVAERLCSVIPCAERVRFLRTGAEATAAAVRIARTLTGRERMVACGYFGWLDWNSDAEGVPAAVRSSVTWVPFGDVPALEAAVRQGTPPAAIIIEPLVHDVAPLPWLQAARRLADEQQALLIFDEVKTAFRVRTGGVQALTGITPDLTTVGKAMANGYPLAAVVGRASAMDAVMQTWISSTAAAEATGLAAANAVLSWHERVDVCDRMATAGGVMQEIVGSALIEAPWVGVRVEGPPMMWRLTADVPEQLDALVAAAAREGVLLKRGAYQFGAVAHDDDALDVLARAMPAVMESLMPGPRRVGD
- a CDS encoding heparinase II/III domain-containing protein, with translation MGAHLFTAERAVHAAALYLLRGTAAHRDLAVQTLGALAMQYARWPNQDNVLGPTRPFFSTYLESIWLLNLCHALALLEQADERSVSGLVRELVLEPSSALIASYHEGRSNRQVWNEVALLSAMSLLGKDRLIDRRLDGEHSLLGLMSNGLLEDGTWYEGENYHQFAHRGLWYGVQWLTTRGRPLPAALAARFHQGFVTPFAGLLPDETLPSRRDSQYAVSVRQWRWAEWCELGYAASGNTSLAAMLTRLYDGRAPSGASGRAQSTADAERNRDAVALTRADCSWRALLMANAQPAPEARWMPGSVLQPQQGLAVIRRDAARVYVALEGGVSGGGHGHPDRLSLTLQTGEDRWLDDPGTGSYVERTLHWYRSSLAHHAPLINGASQHAGPAITTAFEDRGGAGWIRKTASELAPGVSATRSLIVCDGYLVDLLEWTAASPVTLTLPLASGLVTNVPVWHPTNMPGAGGLEDGFEFLQQTERAVEAPMVVTMEATVTGRRPGDPQPTRAARAWYTTTGTPTWWRGVVPGAPGCTPSTRIALSVEGLTGRIVGVWSWSEHGATDVGAAQVSLNAQTSPVAIVTTSDGTVASHEPALHGWHVGLVARSSRSSIDLEGVLPMGSDLLIAEPRATTRPQHTCAVPLLAHGDAVQREGVMMPLGERSYLATEEPWGGENRPEAQLRLGATAEELVVHVEVATGHAPIVPAATADGAMPENPLDNERADVNADGVQCYLGVAGEAVGQWHQAVLCVPLPTGDVRTTVLVPGGVLPRATCEYGDTGWRLTLYWPRRALPPGPLSFDLAVNERPPHRERRRGQLVLSGGGGFAYLRGDRHAPHAPVALRLP
- a CDS encoding amidohydrolase family protein produces the protein MANVHALGGPEPLIDPHAHFHTPFTNRSDWARYNASRLVQGERMGIRCHVASILGSWGHTSPTYFASPDDQTRANDFLYDLVDQEAPRVKAFVAVNPNFTAHALSEIARGMQRGAVGIKLAAGRRTTDFALLDDIAAAAAHYGVPVLQHVWQHRRREWPNQEASDGVELAQLAVRHPTVTFLLAHIGGGGDWAHTNPAVRDVPNIVMDMSGSGIDRGMIDEALRWVGARRLLWACDLTLCTGLTKLRALSYTGASPDDIADMRWRNAVRIFPAGTFEAALAVRS
- a CDS encoding RNA methyltransferase, with the protein product MSESILNNVAVVLYESQDSINIGGVVRSMKNMGVSDLRLIRPCAYDPNRIEQVAHDTRDIVQRIRHCDTIDEALADCTYVVGYSGRRQAARWARHTPRSAAVDLLEHAQTGKVAIMFGREDHGLPNEALDRSHAICTIPTTEHFSLNVAQACLLGLYEMHLLAGDVTKKIPAPRHAAGAPQKAQMERTFADMEAALHAIAYFKTRNQELIMRAFRSMVFRANPDSREMLMVRTASIEVLRTIEREVRLGVTAALVAQGVDESQAAEAGRAAGAAAIATTGEAALAVAPAEHASDDSV
- a CDS encoding ABC transporter permease — protein: MARPTAAALMRGWRSIFRGPALVLIAMALAAVIIPALSSDDSRSIGDVLATRLTPPFSADKAGTWHVLGTDAFGRDLAVRLWVGARVSLFVGLVGSALSALLGIALGALAGWQGGTADRLITAVSDAMLAIPRLVLLLVIAALWGPGLSTVIIVLGLTGWMSVMRLVRADVQGVRLLPYVEGALALGIPPWRVVRRHVLPNALGSALVATTLGVGNAIVLESGLSFLGLGVQPPTASWGNMIAGGREWLLVAPWIALIPGVALIATVVCATMLGEQLGDTTASGDSPRTVAIPATPRDARAG
- a CDS encoding ABC transporter permease: MRRISLRVLDALLLLWLVTTLTFALLHLAPGDPATLLIAPTATADEAAQLRATLGLDASLPVQYARWIGGLLRGDLGTSLVRSLPVRTVIAESLPISVFLGGISLLISFVLGTVAGLVQALRVGPRADRWLSLISVTVYAAPSFWLALALVALFTSGVAVLGLPDGVRLPAFGMQSPSSGGTADWSDRWRHAVLPLLVLSIPGAAGVARYARQTLRTAASAPYVTSAYARGLSRARVEWRYILRSALTPLVVLLGLTLPGVIAGSVFVEQVFAWPGLGRAMLSAIGARDYPVVLGLTLVYAGTVVLANLLADLALWWLDPRRRH
- a CDS encoding peptide ABC transporter substrate-binding protein, with amino-acid sequence MMPPAKRTSTRAACLWAIAAVLMLAACGAPPRAPGTAVVASGADLESGNPLVTIHPLSRQVQRHALFVTLVKLDSLLHPMPYFAREWTWDASHQVATFTLDSSLRWHDGVPTTAEDVAFTLAAAADSSLASPRRGDVAAIDSVYVVTPTTLRVKFQTAVPELPTVLAELPIVPRHLLDTVPRARWRAHPFATAPVGNGPFVFVSRLPGRQWRFARNHTFPTSMGGPPALEQLVVAVVDESATKFAGLVSGELDLAGVSPTMAQLVRKDPALRLMTPPVLFSTILAFNTTRAPFNDVRVRRAVSLSIQRQQLVAAAVAGFATPTEHAIPPGLPVSPPQQPSTGGDSGNDADHLLDAAGWTRPAPGQTRQRNGQPLRLTLLTVGSGDMAVEQLLQADLATRGIALDIRVMELATFLATVRSAEKGFDLVLTGIPGDLALGHLSALFDSKQRGGALDYTGYHTAELDQLLSAARSASPLVAAAAWARVNAVLARDVPVAWLYHARGVQGRSVRLEQVEMDLRGELVSVARWTRREERR